From the genome of Geminicoccaceae bacterium:
CGACCGGCGCGGCATCGAGATGGTCGATTACGGCTTCAAGGCCCGGCGCTATCGCATCGTCGCCATCGAGGTGGGGACGGTCGGGCAACTCGTCAGGTTGTCGATCGACGGTACAGCCTGTGAGGTCGATTCGCCGCTGGTCGGGCAATTCCAGGCATCCAACATGGTGGCGGCCCTCGGTCTGGCCGTCGCCGGCGGCGCACCGCTGGACAAGGCCATGGCCCAGCTTTCCTGCCTGCGACCGGCACCCGGGCGGATGGAGCATGTCGTGACTCACCCGTCCGGTGCACCGGCTTTCGTCGATTTCTCCCATACACCGGATTCGCTGGAAAAGGCGCTCGTGGCACTGCGGCCGCACACCGATGGCCGGCTGGTGGTGGTGTTCGGTTGCGGTGGGGATCGTGATCCCGGCAAGCGACCGATCATGGGCGAGGTTGCCGGCAGGCTGGCCGATCACGTGATCGTGACCGATGATAATCCGCGAAGCGAGGAACCCGGTCGCATCCGAAGCGAGATCCTTGCCGCAACGCCGAAGGACCGGACCGAGGAAATCGGTGATCGGGCAAGGGCGATCCGGGCTGCGTTCGCCGGATTGAACGGGGGAGACGTGCTGCTCGTCGCCGGAAAGGGCCACGAATCGGGCCAACTGGTCGGCACGACGCTGCTTCCGTTCAACGATGCCGAGGAACTGCGCAAGGTCCTTGCGGAAACGGAGGGCGGACGATGAGCAAACCCCTCTGGACCGCCGTCGATGCCGCCTCGGCCACGACCGGCCGGAGCCGCCGCTACTGGGAAGCCGAGCGCGTCGGTATCGACAGCCGCACCGTCGGTCCGGGCGATCTGTTCGTCGCCTTGCAGGCCGCGCGCGACGGCCATGCGTTTGTCGGCAATGCTCTGGACAGGGGAGCTACCGCGGCCGTCGTCACCGCCCGTCCCGATGATGTTCCCGAAGACGCACCGCTTTTGCTGGTCGAGGACAGCATGCGGGCTTTGGAAGGGCTGGCGGCCTTCGCTCGCAGGCGCAGTGCGGCAAAGATCATCGGTGTCACGGGCAGTGTCGGAAAGACCGGTTTCAAGACCGCTCTCGCCCGGATCTGCAGCCATTTCGCGCCGACCCATGCCAGCGAACGGAGCTACAACAACCACTGGGGCGTTCCGCTCAGCCTCGCCAACCTGCCGCCCGCCGCCCGCTACGGCATCTTCGAGATGGGCATGAACCATCCGGGCGAGATTCGTGCGCTCACCGCCCAGGTTCGGCCCGATATCGCCGTGGTCACTGCCATAGCACCGGCCCACATGGAGTTCTTCACTTCGCTCGATGCCATCGCCGAGGCCAAGGCGGAGATATTCTACGGGCTGGAGCCGGATGGCGTGGCGGTCATCAACAATGACGCGCCGTCCTCCGACCTGCTGCTGGACCATGCACGGGCGGCGAGGGCGGCCATCATCACCTATGGCGGTGCGGATGGCGCCCGCGTCCGGCTGGTCGACAGCGAGCTGAGGGCAGATCGCAGCCTCGTGCATGCTCGCCTGGACAGTCGCAAGATCGATTTCGAGGTGGGCATTCCCGGCTATCACTGGGTCATCAACAGTCTGGGGCTCGTCGCCGTCGCCCATGCGCTCGAACTGCCGCTCGATGGCGTATTCGAACAACTGGCCGTTCTCGAAGCCGTTGCCGGACGCGGCCTGCGCGAACATGTGCAACTCGCGGGAGGCGGTGAGATCCTGCTGCTGGACGAGAGCTACAATGCCAATCCGGTGTCGACCCGGGCCGCCATCGAGGTGCTCGGCAACCAGTCGGGCCGCAAGGTTGCCATCCTCGGTGACATGCTCGAACTCGGTGCCCACAGTGCCCGGATGCATGCAGAGCTCGGTGATGCCCTCGACGATGCCGATGTCGACCTGCTGCTGCTCGCCGGACCGATGATGGCACATCTGGGCGAGGCGGTGGGGACGAAGCGGGAATGGCACCACGCCGCCGGATCGCGGGAGCTCGCGGCCGGCCTTGGTTCCTGGCTGCGCGCCGGCGACGTCGTTCTGGTCAAGGGTTCGCTCGGCAGTGGCATGCAGTGTGTCGTCGATGCCATTCATGGCATGGGCGTCGGTATCGTCCAGAACGCGCACGAGGAGGTCTGAGAGGGCATGCTCTATAACCTCCTTTTCCCGCTCGCCGCCGAAATCAGCGTTTTCAACGTCTTTCGCTACATCACCTTCCGGACGGGAGGGGCGGTCATGACCGCCCTGTTCATCAGTTTTCTCATCGGTCCCTACGTGATTCGCCGCTTGCGGGCGAGGCAGCGCGAGGGGCAGCCGATCCGCGAGGACGGGCCGGAAACGCATCTCCTGACCAAGAAGGGTACGCCGACCATGGGCGGTGTGCTCATTCTGCTGGCGCTGGGCATCGCCACGCTGCTGTGGGCGGACCTCGCCAACGGCTATGTCTGGATCGTGCTGCTGGTGACGCTGGGGTATGGTGGTATCGGCTTTGTCGACGACTACTACAAGCTCACCCGGCGTTCGTCGAAGGGGCTCTCGGGGCGCAGGAAGCTGCTGTTTCAGGCTGCTATCGGCATTGTCGCCGCGACTGCGGCCATGCTGCTCACCGAGCCGCCGCTTTCCGGTGCTCTCGCTGTACCGATCTTCAAGGGGGTGCTGATTCCGCTCGGTGTGTTGTTTCCACTCATGGCGGCTTTCGTCATGGTGGGAGCATCAAACGCGGTCAACCTGACCGACGGACTCGACGGGTTAGCGATCGTTCCGGTGATGATTGCCGCCGGGTGCTTTGCCCTGATCGCCTATCTTACCGGTAATGTGATTTTTTCTGGTTACCTGGGTATTCCCTATGTCGCCGGTACCGGTGAGCTTGCCGTGTTTTGCGGGGCCATGGTCGGGGCGTCGCTCGGTTTTCTCTGGTTCAACGCACCGCCAGCCATGGTATTCATGGGCGATACCGGCTCGCTTGGAATGGGTGGCGCTCTGGGATCGGTGGCCGTGGTCACCAAACACGAACTGGTACTGGCCATCATCGGTGGACTGTTCGTGCTCGAAGCCGTTTCGGTCATCGTTCAGGTCGCCTCGTTCAAGCTTACCGGCAAGCGCGTGTTCCGCATGGCGCCCTTGCACCACCATTTCGAGAAGAAGGGCTGGAAGGAACCGACCATCGTCATCCGCTTCTGGATCATCGCCTCCATCCTGGCGTTGATCGGCCTCTCGACGCTGAAGCTGCGCTGATGGACGGGATCATGCACGCGATTGCCCCCCTGCGCGGCAAGACGGTCGGAGTGCTCGGTCTGGCACGAAGCGGTATTGCCGTTGCCCGTGTCCTTGCGCGAAACGGCATCGGCGTCGTCGTGTACGATGACAATCCGCAGGCGATCGAGCCTCTTCTGGCCGAAGGTATGCGGCCTGGCAGGATCGAGGACGTGGCCCGGCTCGATGTCCTCGTCGTCAGTCCTGGCGTGCCGCTCACCCACCCGCGGCCTCATCCTGTGGTGGCCGCCGCGCGGGAAGCCGGTATTTTGCTCACCTGCGATATCGACCTGTTCGCCCGGCCGCTGCGTGAACTCGGACACACCCTGGTGGTGGTGACCGGTACCAACGGCAAATCGACAACAACGGCATTAATTCACCATTTGGCACTGGTTGCCGGAAAGCGAGTGCTGATCGGAGGCAATATCGGACTGCCAGTGTTCGAGTTGAAGCCCGGCTCCAAGCCGACGATCGTCGTCCTCGAACTTTCGTCCTTCCAGCTCGATCTCTGCAACGACCTGCGGCCCGATATTGCCGTTTGGATGAACCTCACGCCGGATCACCTCGACCGTCACGGCGATCTCGACGGCTACATCCGGGCAAAATCGCGTGTCTTTGCCCGAATGGGGACGAGTGACGAAGCGGTCATATGCATTGATGACGAGCCGAGTCGGGCGGTGGCGCAATCGCTTGCCGGTCGGGTGGCGGTCACTACCTTTGGTCGCAGCGGCGAGGCGGTGGTGTCCATCGTTGGCGGCGATCTGCGTCGCGGCAGCCGGCCGTTGATGGATCTCCGGGATCTGCCGTCCCTGCGCGGCGATCACAATATCGACAATGCTGCGGCAGCCACCCTGGCGCTGCTGCGTCTCGGCGTCGACGGGACGACCATCCGCAACGGACTGGCGACCTTCCGCAGCCTGCCTCACCGGGCGGAGCAGGTCGCCGTCATCGACCATGTGCGCTTCATCAACGACAGCAAGGCGACCAATCCGTCGTCGGCCGCCCGCAGCCTGCGCACCTTTCCCAATATCTACTGGATCGCCGGTGGCAAACCCAAGCCCGGCGGATTTTCGGAGCTTTTGTCACTGATGCGTCCGGTGCGGCACCTCTACCTGATCGGCGAGGCCGCTGACGAGATGGTGGCCACGTTCGAAGGCGTGGTGCCATGCACCCGCCATGCCGGACTGGCGGAGGCAATGCGTGCTGCCCATGACGCGGCACTGGCCGACCGGACCGGCGAGGCCACCGTGCTTCTCGCACCCGCCTGCGCCTCCTACGACCAGTTCAGGAGCTATGAGGAGCGCGGCGACCGGTTTCGCGAGATCGCCATGTCGATGGCTTCCGGCGAGCGGTTGCAACCGCTCGGAGGTGCGGCATGACCCCCTTTGCCCGCCACGATCGCAGTTTTGTCGGCCGCTGGTGGTGGACGGTCGACCATTTCGTGCTCGGCGGGATCATCGTGCTGGCGATACTGGGGTTGTTCATGGTGTTCGCCGCCAGTCCGCCCGTTGCCCGCAAGCTGGGATATCCCGAAACCCATTTCATCTTCAAGCATCTGATTTCTCTGGGTATTTCCCTGGGACTCCTGTTCCTGGTCTCGTTGATGGCGCCGCGCGGCGTCCTGCGTCTGGCTGTCGTGTGCTTTGCGGTGTTTGGACTTCTGACCATCGCCACGCTGTTCCTGGCGCCCGAGGTGAAGGGGTCTCACCGCTGGCTGCGCATGTTCGGGCAGCAGATCCAGCCCACCGAGTTTCTCAAACCTTGCGTGACGGTGATCGGTGCATGGCTGCTTGCCCGCAGCGAGGGAATTCGCGGGCTCGTGCCGGCGACACTGCTGGTCGGCGGGGTGGTAGGCGTCCTTCTGATGCAACCCGACGTCGGCATGGCAGCGCTGATCACGCTGATCTTCTGTGCCCAGCTGTTCATCGCCGGCCTGAGCTGGCTCTTCGTCGGCATCGCCGTGACCGTCGGCGTGGTCGGGCTCTATGGCGCCTATGCCCTGCACCCGCATGTGCAGGAGCGTGTCGACATCTTCTTCGGGCCGGTGGCGGAGTACGACCAGATCGGCATCGCCATGCGGGCCTTGTCCTCGGGAGGACTGTTCGGCCGTGGGCCGGGCGAGGGCGTGGTGAAATTCTCCCTGCCCGAGGCACATTCCGACTTTGTCTTCGTGACTGCCGCCGAGGAGTTCGGCATCCTCTTCTGCCTTCTGATCGTGCTGGTGTTTGCCGTGGTGGTGCTCAAGGCGCTGCACCGCACCCAGGACAGCAATGACCGTTTCGTTCGCCTGGCGGCCTTCGGTCTTGCCGCGGAGCTGGGGCTTCAGGCACTGATCAACATGGCCGTGAACCTGAACCTGATGCCGACAAAAGGTATGACATTGCCACTGATCTCCTATGGTGGATCGTCAATGATGGCGCTCGGCATCGGCCTTGGCATGCTGCTGGCGTTCACCCGGCGAGGTGCGCGTCTTGGAGGTGTACCGTGAGTTCGATGTACATGGTCGCCACCGGCGGTACGGGCGGGCATGTCTTTCCGGCTCTCGCGCTTGCGCGCGAACTGGTGAACCGCGGCGATCGTGTCACGTTCCTCGTCGATCGTCGTGGCCAGCGCTACCTGCCCGAGGATATGCCACATCGCGAGATCGCCGCGGCCAGTCCCAGCGGTACGATGATCCATCGGCTGCGGGCCGTGCTGTCGCTCGCTCGGGGTTTCTTCCAGAGCCTGCGGGCCATCGGCGAACTGCGCCCGCAGGCGATCGCCTGTTTCGGCGGCTATGCCTCGGTGCCGGCGGCTCTCGCCGCGAGGCTCCGTTCGGTGCCGGTAATGGTTCACGAACAGAATGCCGTGTTCGGTCGCGCCAACCGGAACATCGGCGGCTTTGCCGGGGTGATCGCGCTGACCTTCGCGGATACCGACGCCTTGCCGTCGGGCAATGCCCGGCGCGTGGTCACCGGAAATCCGGTGCGTCCGGGTTTTGTCCGTTCGGCAGCAACGAGGACCGGTACCTCCGGTGACAGCCTGAACGTCCTGGTGATCGGAGGCAGCCAGGGTGCGCGCATTCTCTCCGACATCGTGCCGGCGGCGATGCTGGCCCTGCCGGATACCATCCGCCAGCGGCTCAAGGTCGTCCAGCAGTGTCGCCCGGAAGACATCGCAAGGGTGAGGGAGGCTTATGCCGATTGTGGCTTCGAGGTCGAACTTGCCTCTTTCTTTGACGATATGGTCCGGCGTATGAGCGACGCCTCGTTGGTCATCAGTCGTTCGGGAGCTTCTTCCATCAGCGAAATTCTCGCCTTGTCACGCCCGTCTGTCCTCATCCCCTACCTTCACGCCGCCGATGGTCACCAGCAGGCCAATGCGGAGCGGCTGGAACGTGCCGGTGCGGCCATCCTGCACCGTCAGGACGAGGTGACGGCGGAAGCCCTTTCGGCCAGTCTGGCAGCCGTCCTCGGTGATGCGCAAAGGCGCGAGGCCATGAGCCGGGCGGCGGAGTCGCTGGATTGCCCGGACGCGGCTGCGACCCTGGCCGATGCCATGGTGTCGATCTCCACCGGAGGGCGGCCATGAAGATCCGTCCGCTCGACATCGGCCCCATCCATTTCGTTGGCATCGGCGGCATCGGTATGAGTGGCATCGCCGAGATCCTGTGCAACATGGGCTACAGGGTGCAGGGATCGGACATCGCCGAGAACGCCAATACGAAGCGCCTGCAGGGGCTCGGCGCGACTGTCATGCTTGGCCATGCCACGGAAAACGTCGAGGGCGCGGACGTTCTGGTGGTCTCGTCGGCCATCGCCTCGGGCAATCCCGAGCTCATCGAGGCCCGCCGCCGCCGTATTCCGGTTGTGCGTCGGGCGGACATGCTGGGCGAACTGATGCGCCTCCATCGCTCGGTGGCCGTTGCCGGCACGCACGGCAAGACCACCACGACAGCTATCGTCGCCGCCCTGTTCGATGCCGCGGGGCTCGATCCGACGGTCATCAACGGCGGCATCATCAACGCCTATGGCACCAATGCGCGGCTGGGGCAGGGCGAGTGGATGGTGGTCGAGGCCGACGAGAGCGACGGCAGCTTTCTCAGGCTTCCGGCGACCATCGGGGTGGTGACCAACATCGATCCCGAGCACATGGAACATTACGGCAGTTTCGATGGAGTTCGCGACGCGTTTCACAGCTTCGTCGAACATCTGCCGTTCTACGGCTTCGCCGTCCTGTGCACCGATCATCCCGAGGTTCAGGCCCTGCTGGCACGGGTGACCGACCGGCGCATCGTCACCTATGGTCTCAACGCCCAGGCCGACATCCGCGCGACCCATATCAGCCTCGATATCGAGGGGTCGCGCTTCGACGTCGATATTCGCGACCGTGGCAGCGATGAGGTGCGCCGGATCGAGGGATTGCGGCTTACCCTGCGCGGCGAGCACAATCTTACCAATGCCCTGGCCGCGATCGCGATTGCAAGCGAACTCGGGATCGGCGATGAGGCGATCCGCCAGGCTTTCGGCAATCTGCGCGGAGTCAGACGGCGCTTCACCGTCACCGGCGAGGTCGACGGCACGCTGATCGTCGATGACTACGCCCATCACCCGGTCGAAATCCGCGCCGTTCTGGCGACCGCCCGGGCGTCTGCGGAGGGGCGGGTGATAGCCGTGATGCAACCGCACCGCTACACGCGCCTGCATGAGCTGTTCGATGGCTTCTGTACCGCGTTTGCCGACGCCGATGTGACCATCGTCGCTCCGGTCTATGCTGCCGGCGAGGAACCGATCGACGGGGCGGACCAGGTTCATCTGGTCGAGGGGCTGCGCCGCCACGGACAACGCGACGTGATGGCACTCGACGATCCCGCCGACCTTGCCGGGCTCGTGGACGGGCTGGCCGGTCCCGGCGACATCATTCTGTGCATGGGAGCGGGCAGCATCACCTACTGGGCCGCGAGCCTGCCCGATGAATTGCGGCGAAGGCGTTCGGCATGAGTGAGCGCAACGCCTTTCATGTCCTGGGCGATCGCGTTCGCGACAATGTGCCGCTCAAGCCGATCACCTGGTTCCGGGTGGGGGGACCCGCGCGCAGGCTGATGCAGGCACGCAGCGAGCAGGATGTGCGCGATGCACTGGTTGCAGCCGGGGAAAGTCTCATCCTGCCAATGGGTGTCGCTTCGAATATGCTGGTGCGCGATGGCGGCATCGATGGCCTTGTCCTGCGCTTTGGCGGCGAGCTGTCGAAGGTCGAGGCGGATGGCGGGACTGTGATCGCCGGTGCCGGCGCGCTCGACCAGCGGGTTGCCCAGGTGGCGCAAAGGGCGGGCCTTTCCGGGCTCGAATTCTTCATCGGCATTCCGGGTACCATCGGAGGCGCCGTGCGCATGAATGCCGGTGCTTTCGGTGGGGAAACCGCCGACCGTTTCCGCTTTGCCGACTGCATGGACACGTCGGGCAGGGTGCATCGCCTGACCGCTGCCGATCTCGGCTTCGGCTATCGCCACAGCGAGCTTCCGGCCGGGTTCATTGTGCTGCGCGCAGCCTTTGACTGCGAGCCGGGGGATGGCGAGGCGATCGCCCGGCGCATGGCGGGGATCCGGGCCGAGCGCGAGGCGGCGCAGCCGTTGCGGGCGGCCACCGGTGGCAGCACCTTCAGGAATCCACCGGGCGCCAAGGCGTGGAAGCTCATCGACGACGCTGGCTGTCGCGGCCTGCGCATCGGGCAGGCCATGGTCTCCGAGGTGCACTGCAATTTCCTCATCAATACGGGCGATGCCACGGCAGCGGAGATCGAGGCGCTGGGCGAGGAAGTCCGGCGAAGGGTAAAAGATAAAAGTGGTGTAGATCTTCATTGGGAGATCATCCGCATCGGGGAAGCGCTTCCGGCAACCGCAACCGGAGGTGTGGCATGAACAGGCATGTGGCTGTCCTGATGGGCGGACTCAGTGTGGAACGTGAGGTTTCACTGGTTTCCGGCGAGGAATGTGCAAGGGCTCTGGAGAGCAAGGGATATCGCGTTACCCGCATCGATGTCGGCCGCGATCTTGCTCGACAACTGGAGACAATTGCTCCCGACTGCGTATTCAACGCCCTGCACGGACGTCTGGGCGAGGACGGGCGGGTGCAGGGCCTGCTCGACCTGATGCAGATCCCCTACACCCATTCGGGTGTAATGGCCTCGGCCATCGCCATGGACAAGCCGATGGCGATCCGGTTGTTCCGGAGTGCGGGAATCCGTGCACCCGAGGGCAGGTTGTGCAGCCTTGCAACCGTGCTGGAAGACCCGCCTTTTGCCCCCCCCTATGTGGTCAAGCCCGCGGCGGAGGGGTCGAGTATCGGCGTAAGCATCGTCAGGGACGATGACCGGACGGCCCTCACCGGGCGCAACGATCTGGATCCGAAATCTAAAGTACTGGTTGAAAGATATATTGCCGGATGCGAGCTGACCTGTGCCGTTCTGGGTGATCGGGCTCTGGCTGTGACCGAACTTTCACCCAATAGGGGGTTTTACGACTATTGTGCAAAATACACTGCGGGTTATGCTAAACACCTCCTCCCCGCACCACTAGAGGAGGCGGTGTACCGGCAGGTCATGGATTGGGCCTTGTTGGCGCACCGCCTTCTCGGCTGCCGTGGTGTTTCCCGTTCCGACTTCCGTTACGATCCGCAGCTCGGCAAGGATGGCCTTTTCATCCTGGAGATCAACACTCAGCCGGGAATGACGCCATTGTCGCTCGTTCCCGAGCAGGCGCTGCATTGCGGCATTGAATTTCCTGAACTGGTGGCAGGACTTGTGGAGGCGGCACAATGCGATCCGTGAAGGGCAGGTCGTCCACTGGACCAAGACTCCGTGGTGCAAGGGCGCGTGGCCGCCGGACGCCTCCGCCGCCGCGTTGGCGGCGTCCGGTCCTTGTCGCCGGGTCCCTGTTGCTGGCCTGTTCGACCGCGACGCTGGCCGGCTGGTGGGCGGTGTCCAACAACCTTGCCGGACAGGCGGGATCGGTGGTGCTTGCGAAGGCCGCAGATTGGACCCGTTCGATGGGGCTGGAAGTCAAGGAAGTGATGGCCATTGGCCGGGCGCGCACAAAATCTGGGGATATCCGTGACAAAATAGCGAACATATATGGACAAAATATACTTTTGGTTGATATTTCCGAGGTCAGAACCCAACTTGAATCGTTGCCGTGGGTTCGTTCGGCCTCGGTGAGGCGGATGTTACCGGACACGCTTTATCTGGAGCTTGACGAGCGACGGCCGACGGCGATCTGGGAAGATGAAAATGGTGTTGCGCGCTTGATTGACGAGCATGGTGAAATCATACCTGTCAGCGATGTGGGGATCTTCGCTCACTTGCCCGTGGTCAGTGGCAAGGGGGCGCGCACCGAGGTGACTGCGCTGTTCCGCAGCCTGCTCGACGAACCGGCGCTGGTAAGCCGCATCAGCGGTGCGCAGCTGGTGGATGAACGCCGGTGGAACGTGTTCCTGGATGGGCGTATCGCTGTCAAGCTGCCGGCTCACGAGGTCGGGAAGGCATGGGGGGTGCTCGCCCGGGCCGAGCGTGAGACTTCCCTGCTTGAACGTGCGATAGAGGCGGTCGATTTGCGCAATCCCGACTGGCTGGTTGTTCGGCTGGTCGACGAGGCGACAGGTTCGGCCGCAGTGGGACGTCAGGCATGACCGAAACCATAACCCGAGCTTCCGACATGGCCTGGCGCGGCATTCTGGGCGGGGTTCACCGGAACATCCGCCAGGGACCGCAGGCGCTGATCGACATCGGTTCCAGCAAGCTGTGTTGCTACATCGCCCATCCGCGTATCGGCAGCGGTTTCGAGCTGGCTGGTCGCGGCTATCAGGCGGCCGCCGGATTTCGTGCCGGCAATGTCATCGATATCGACGAAGCCAGTCGCTCGATCGGTGCAGTCCTGCAGGAGGCCGAGAAGGCTGCCGGTATCGAGCTTCGCGAAATCGCTGTCACCTGGAGCGGAGGTGCGCCCCGCTCGCATCTGGTCAGCGTCAGCCGTCGTCTGGGCGGACACGAACTTCTTGCCGATGACGCGGATATCATGCTCCAGCATGCTTTCCGCGAAGGGGAGAGTGCGGATCGGGTGGTGGTCGACGCGATACCTGTCGAGATGACGCTGGACGACGGCCGCGTGCTGCGCGACGCATGCGGGCTGGCAGCCGACTCGGTGAGCCTGATGGCTTGCGTCACTACGGTCGATCGCAGTGCCCTGGACGGGCTCATCGCCTGTCTTGAAGACTGTCACATCGAACCGTCGGCGTTGGTGTCGACGGGGTACGCTGCCGGTATCGCCTGCATTACCCAGGAAGAGATCGATCGCGGCTGCCTTGTCATCGAGCTGGGGGGCGGGACGACCAATGTCGCCCATTTTCACGGTGGCCGGCTGGTCTATCTGAACCAGATCGCCTATGGCGGAGATAACGTCAGCCGTGATATCGCCTATGGCCTGAACACAGGGGCGGGCTATGCGGAGCGGTTGAAGACGCTCTATGGCAGTGTGCAGTGGCGCAGCTGCGACGACAACATGCGCATCGATGTGCCGCTGATCGGCGATCATGTCGATGCGCCGACCGGAGAAATTCCCCGGACGCGGCTCACCATGATCGTGCGTGCGCGGGTCGAGGAGATCCTCAACCTTGTTCAGGAGGGGCTGCGCGAGGCCTGGGGACTGTTCGAGGAGCGGCCGCCGCGCAGCGTCGTCGTCACCGGCGGTGGCGGTCAGGTCGAGGGGATCGTGG
Proteins encoded in this window:
- a CDS encoding D-alanine--D-alanine ligase, giving the protein MNRHVAVLMGGLSVEREVSLVSGEECARALESKGYRVTRIDVGRDLARQLETIAPDCVFNALHGRLGEDGRVQGLLDLMQIPYTHSGVMASAIAMDKPMAIRLFRSAGIRAPEGRLCSLATVLEDPPFAPPYVVKPAAEGSSIGVSIVRDDDRTALTGRNDLDPKSKVLVERYIAGCELTCAVLGDRALAVTELSPNRGFYDYCAKYTAGYAKHLLPAPLEEAVYRQVMDWALLAHRLLGCRGVSRSDFRYDPQLGKDGLFILEINTQPGMTPLSLVPEQALHCGIEFPELVAGLVEAAQCDP
- a CDS encoding FtsQ-type POTRA domain-containing protein, producing MLACSTATLAGWWAVSNNLAGQAGSVVLAKAADWTRSMGLEVKEVMAIGRARTKSGDIRDKIANIYGQNILLVDISEVRTQLESLPWVRSASVRRMLPDTLYLELDERRPTAIWEDENGVARLIDEHGEIIPVSDVGIFAHLPVVSGKGARTEVTALFRSLLDEPALVSRISGAQLVDERRWNVFLDGRIAVKLPAHEVGKAWGVLARAERETSLLERAIEAVDLRNPDWLVVRLVDEATGSAAVGRQA
- the ftsA gene encoding cell division protein FtsA; the protein is MTETITRASDMAWRGILGGVHRNIRQGPQALIDIGSSKLCCYIAHPRIGSGFELAGRGYQAAAGFRAGNVIDIDEASRSIGAVLQEAEKAAGIELREIAVTWSGGAPRSHLVSVSRRLGGHELLADDADIMLQHAFREGESADRVVVDAIPVEMTLDDGRVLRDACGLAADSVSLMACVTTVDRSALDGLIACLEDCHIEPSALVSTGYAAGIACITQEEIDRGCLVIELGGGTTNVAHFHGGRLVYLNQIAYGGDNVSRDIAYGLNTGAGYAERLKTLYGSVQWRSCDDNMRIDVPLIGDHVDAPTGEIPRTRLTMIVRARVEEILNLVQEGLREAWGLFEERPPRSVVVTGGGGQVEGIVELVEEMFGLPARLGRPDLVQGRNGVEDQPCCSAASGALALISGDDEGLHWRPPSETPALAQGLAKINRWWKQNFTG